A genomic stretch from Setaria viridis chromosome 1, Setaria_viridis_v4.0, whole genome shotgun sequence includes:
- the LOC117844968 gene encoding uncharacterized protein, with the protein MSVKQPPSSSTAAAFYATLARGLDDLDRSLASSAFLSLPSLRAALALLRAAHAGLARLVASLHLPGGAAWLDEYMDEASRLCDACRALRLGAAAVEGYAGGAAQLASLLMQAPSSPHLSRQVARAISVCRREAMALKEENRAVVEARAEALALRLSEGVPADAKLGGFNGFRGVLCATRMLASFLLTLLSWGVLHYWPDPGAGAAAVSGDCAAYFGPAFASALSRAQQRAAAEAGRSAAAAGGGGAGVMMHEFRRARAAVEEAKEAVERGGDVAAAAAEVGLRAGALRGACEDVLALIDDLFDEVVEARKKLLDLCSGGN; encoded by the exons ATGAGCGTCAAGCAGCCGCCGTCCtcgtcgacggcggccgccTTCTACGCGACGCTGGCGCGGGGGCTGGACGACCTGGACCGCTCGCTGGCGTCGTCGGCGTTCCTGTCGCTGCCGTCGCTCCGGGCCGCGCTGGCGCTGCTCCGCGCCGCGCACGCCGGGCTGGCCCGACTCGTCGCGTCGCTCCACCTcccgggcggcgcggcctggCTGGACGAGTACATGGACGAGGCGTCCCGGCTCTGCGACGCCTGCCGCGcgctccgcctcggcgccgccgccgtcgaggggtacgccggcggcgccgcccagcTCGCCTCGCTACTCATGCAGGCGCCCTCCAGCCCCCACCTCTCGCGCCAG GTGGCGCGGGCGATCAGCGTGTGCAGGAGGGAAGCCATGGCGCTCAAGGAGGAGAACcgtgcggtggtggaggcgcgcgcggaggcgctcgCGCTCCGCCTCAGCGAGGGCGTCCCCGCCGACGCCAAGCTCGGCGGCTTCAACGGCTTCCGCGGCGTGCTCTGCGCCACCAGGATGctcgcctccttcctcctcaCGCTCCTCTCCTGGGGCGTGCTCCACTACTGGCCCGACcccggcgctggcgccgccgccgtctccgggGACTGCGCCGCCTACTTCGGCCCGGCGTTCGCGTCGGCGCTTTCCCGCGCGCAGcagcgcgccgcggcggaggccggccggtccgcggccgcggcgggcggcggcggtgccggggtGATGATGCACGAGttccggcgcgcgcgcgcggccgtggAGGAGGCGAAGGAAGCcgtggagcgcggcggcgacgtggcggcggccgcggcggaggtgggcCTGCGCGCGGGCGCGCTCCGGGGCGCGTGCGAGGACGTGCTGGCGCTGATCGACGACCTGTTCGACGAGGTGGTGGAGGCGAGGAAGAAGCTGCTGGACCTCTGCAGCGGCGGCAACTGA